A single genomic interval of Alligator mississippiensis isolate rAllMis1 chromosome 15, rAllMis1, whole genome shotgun sequence harbors:
- the LOC102563705 gene encoding carcinoembryonic antigen-related cell adhesion molecule 4 produces the protein MGHQSASQEPSAWHGAWKKLVLTVSLLACCPQPTTTQKQEPQGLTPNPSVPVVGQDFILSLYPVPHDILSCRWYRGTSTSHPSNLILTYDSQNKAGPIHGPAYTGRESVGPDCSLKIHPFKATDGGAYALTLQTFNGLSEYKIEVSGFSLRIPFVIIIVVAVIFIVLLAVGLGLFFYLRGRRRQSASIVNKGPTGKYGATPPM, from the exons ATGGGGCACCAATCTGCAAGCCAAGAACCCTCTGCATGGCACGGTGCCTGGAAGAAACTTGTCCTGACAG tctctCTCCTAGCCTGCTGCCCCCAACCCACCACGACCCAGAAGCAGGAGCCGCAGGGTCTCACCCCCAACCCATCCGTCCCCGTGGTGGGCCAAGACTTCATCCTGAGCCTCTACCCAGTCCCCCATGACATCTTGTCCTGTCGCTGGTACCGCGGCACCAGCACCTCGCATCCCTCCAACCTCATCCTCACCTATGACTCCCAAAACAAAGCTGGACCAATCCATGGCCCAGCCTATACGGGCCGCGAGAGTGTGGGGCCTGACTGCTCCCTGAAAATCCACCCCTTCAAAGCCACTGATGGAGGCGCCTACGCACTCACCTTACAGACGTTCAACGGCTTGTCCGAGTACAAAATTGAGGTCTCTGGGTTCT ctTTGCGTATCCCATTCGTGATCATCATCGTGGTGGCCGTGATCTTCATCGTGctcctggctgtggggctggggctgttctTCTACCTACGTGGCAGGCGCAGGCAGTCAG CTTCCATTGTCAACAAGGGGCCTACTGGGAAATACGGGGCGACCCCCCCGATGTAA
- the LOC109281120 gene encoding phospholipase A2 inhibitor and Ly6/PLAUR domain-containing protein, with amino-acid sequence MKSPLTLNLFSALLTVTGAQIIRENSLSCFYCKSGGRCSHVPQVCRSTQDACIFVSEHNTLGAESTGTYQSCTDSKKSFTGFVGLYFGEATMVEIKSEICNTDDCNAQLTWSNSAINGVPNGLHCPTCYAPGFSTCESTGNLRCKGGADQCIYAVGKISQGGVAIPFAAHGCATQTACHLTTLEAGVFTYNLTRQDCSPAPRAPASGSLWVTGCAPLFLPSLFVLLLH; translated from the exons ATGAAGTCTCCCCTCACCCTTAATCTCTTCTCGGCCCTCCTCACTGTGACAGGAGCTCAGATAATCAGAG AAAATTCCCTCTCCTGTTTCTACTGCAAGTCTGGGGGGAGATGCTCTCATGTGCCGCAGGTCTGCCGCTCAACTCAGGATGCCTGCATCTTTGTCTCAGAGCACAACACCCTGG GAGCTGAAAGTACCGGCACGTATCAGTCCTGTACCGATTCGAAGAAAAGCTTCACTGGCTTTGTGGGTCTTTACTTTGGGGAGGCCACAATGGTGGAAATCAAGTCAGAGATTTGCAACACTGATGACTGTAATGCACAGTTGACGTGGTCCA attCAGCAATCAACGGTGTTCCTAATGGCCTTCATTGCCCCACATGCTATGCCCCGGGTTTTAGTACCTGCGAGAGCACTGGGAACCTCCGCTGCAAGGGAGGGGCCGACCAATGTATCTATGCAGTTGGGAAGATTTCTCAAG GAGGTGTTGCCATTCCCTTCGCTGCCCATGGTTGTGCTACACAGACTGCCTGCCACCTGACCACCCTGGAGGCCGGAGTGTTCACCTACAACCTGACCCGGCAGGACTGCAGCCCAGCGCCCCGTGCACCAGCCAGTGGAAGCCTCTGGGTGACAGGCTGTGCCCCCTTATTCCTCCCCAGCCTCTTTGTCCTTCTGCTGCATTAA